A single Branchiostoma floridae strain S238N-H82 chromosome 11, Bfl_VNyyK, whole genome shotgun sequence DNA region contains:
- the LOC118425643 gene encoding ribonucleoside-diphosphate reductase small chain-like — MLPAQPPKSNQLSVLKVSVDREKQCEPLLRENSRRFVIFPIQYHDIWRMYKKAVASFWTTEEVDISKDLEHWESLNDSEKHFIKHVLAFFAASDGIVNENLVERFTKEVQVPEVRCFYGFQIAIENIHSEMYSLLIDTYVKDPHEREHLFSAIETIPCVKKKADWALKWTGDEKSTFGDRVVAFAAVEGIFFSGAFAAIFWLRKRGLMPGLTFSNELISRDEGLHADFACLMVSYLINKPSEKRIHQIIDDAVKIEQEFLTEALPVKLIGMNQDLMKQYIEFVADRLLGELMCSKLYNSENPFDFMENISLEGKTNFFEKKVGEYQKMGVMSSSEQQKFTLDADF, encoded by the coding sequence ATGCTTCCAGCGCAGCCACCGAAGTCTAACCAGCTGTCCGTACTTAAGGTCTCTGTAGACCGAGAGAAGCAGTGTGAGCCCCTACTGCGTGAAAACTCCAGACGCTTCGTCATTTTTCCCATCCAGTACCACGACATCTGGCGCATGTACAAGAAGGCCGTAGCATCATTCTGGACAACGGAGGAAGTTGACATCTCTAAGGACTTAGAGCATTGGGAGAGTCTGAATGACAGCGAAAAACACTTCATCAAACACGTCCTGGCATTCTTTGCAGCTAGTGACGGAATCGTGAATGAAAATCTGGTTGAGAGATTCACCAAAGAGGTGCAGGTGCCTGAGGTGAGGTGCTTCTATGGCTTCCAGATTGCCATTGAGAACATCCATTCTGAAATGTACAGCCTCTTAATCGACACCTACGTGAAGGATCCGCATGAAAGAGAGCATCTGTTCAGTGCCATTGAGACCATACCTTGTGTAAAGAAGAAGGCTGACTGGGCCCTAAAGTGGACCGGAGACGAGAAAAGCACTTTTGGGGATCGTGTGGTTGCGTTTGCCGCTGTGGAAGGGATATTTTTCTCCGGGGCCTTCGCAGCAATTTTCTGGTTGAGGAAAAGAGGACTTATGCCGGGGCTGACTTTCTCTAATGAGCTGATCAGTAGAGACGAGGGTCTGCACGCCGACTTTGCCTGTCTTATGGTCAGCTATCTGATCAATAAGCCTAGTGAGAAGCGCATTCACCAGATTATTGACGATGCTGTTAAGATTGAgcaagagttcctgacggaagctcttcctgtgaagctgattgggatgaatcaagacctgatgaaacagtacatcgagtttgtcgcagataggctgctgggagaactcatgtgcagtaagctttacaacagcgagaacccctttgacttcatggagaacatttctctggagggaaagaccaacttctttgagaagaaGGTGGGAGAGTATCAGAAGATGGGGGTgatgtcctcctctgaacagcagaagttcacgctggatgctgacttttga